The following coding sequences lie in one Rutidosis leptorrhynchoides isolate AG116_Rl617_1_P2 chromosome 6, CSIRO_AGI_Rlap_v1, whole genome shotgun sequence genomic window:
- the LOC139855570 gene encoding uncharacterized protein, with product MVRAYSQEHIYKHPWERVTSASWRKFADPENKRTLTHILEVDTLNHKLDAESGKLYTTRAITIHAPGPWFLRKIVGQDICHCVESTVVDGKTRSMQLATKNISLQKFVEVEDKIRYDPHPENPNEWTICRQEMSIRIKPLSRLASMAEKIEQKCVEKFQRNSAKGREVMERMCKYMEAESSSRGISV from the exons ATGGTTAGAGCATACTCACAAGAACACATTTACAAGCACCCATGGGAAAGAGTTACTTCTGCATCATGGCGCAAGTTTGCTGACCCAGAGAACAAACGCACCTTAACTCACATCCTAGAAGTTGACACCTTGAACCACAAGCTCGACGCTGAGTCCGGTAAGCTTTACACGACCCGTGCGATCACCATACATGCTCCTGGTCCGTGGTTCCTTCGTAAGATTGTCGGTCAAGATATCTGTCATTGTGTTGAATCAACTGTTGTTGATGGCAAAACTCGGTCAATGCAACTGGCTACTAAGAACATTAGTCTGCAGAAATTTGTGGAGGTGGAAGATAAGATCAG GTATGATCCACATCCAGAGAATCCAAATGAGTGGACAATTTGCAGGCAGGAAATGAGTATACGGATAAAGCCGTTGTCCAGGTTGGCATCAATGGCAGAGAAGATAGAGCAGAAATGTGTTGAAAAGTTTCAGAGGAACAGTGCAAAAGGTAGGGAGGTTATGGAGAGGATGTGTAAGTACATGGAAGCTGAATCCTCTTCTAGAGGTATTTCTGTCTAA
- the LOC139851533 gene encoding tRNA (guanine(37)-N(1))-methyltransferase 1-like, which yields MFTKFMLRPSLSPALTPVISKPTVSASIRRISATVPLSETLSYGPSLSKGHHPSINPTSTLPQQLQPKTENNQNPSFDEDEFTREFDISALRVNADRCYALESQLRGHLLNWPRVRNIARVSGDEIDPELQKYFNSSEDEPLDALNRRIYGKAEGDGERLSPVLYRDKLVKTFNSRGFEKFRNLAKLSRPKRNTKTKTETKEVKEGRKNESYIIEEVVEDYESNDEDLSGLIGDEEYRVRKWKGSTRLLLLDERYAHKSQDELPEAIKACLTESLFELVRCKLTLFYSYWQMNEVLEALLPKGMTVPSSFETVGHIIHLNLKEEHLPYKNLIAKVVLDKNKPKIQTVVNKLDAINNEFRTMQLEVLAGNHSLVTRVVENGLHFHVDLATVYWSSKLGTERQRLLNSFTRNDVVCDVFAGVGPLAISAAKKVKYVYANDLNPHAVDYLERNAVLNKLERKIEVFNMDGRRFIDAIFKSQSSRPITQVVMNLPKDAAEFLDAFKGIFRHTDRNEELTLPKIHVYGFSKAEDPEFDFQERIRIALSEVAFEVKMHKVRLVAPGKWMLCASFVLPKSVAFAKPISDL from the exons ATGTTCACCAAATTCATGCTCCGGCCGTCACTATCTCCAGCTCTCACACCTGTAATATCTAAACCCACCGTATCCGCGTCCATCCGCCGCATCTCCGCCACCGTTCCCCTCTCCGAAACCCTATCTTACGGTCCTTCTTTATCCAAAGGCCACCATCCATCTATCAACCCCACTTCAACACTACCACAACAACTACAACCAAAAACCGAAAACAATCAAAATCCATCGTTTGATGAAGATGAATTCACTCGTGAATTCGACATTTCTGCTCTTAGAGTCAATGCTGATCGATGCTACGCATTAGAAAGTCAACTCCGTGGTCATTTATTAAACTGGCCTAGGGTTAGGAACATTGCTAGGGTTTCAGGTGACGAGATTGACCCGGAATTACAAAAGTACTTCAATTCGAGTGAGGACGAACCATTAGACGCTTTAAATCGAAGGATTTATGGAAAGGCGGAAGGAGATGGGGAGAGATTGAGTCCAGTTTTGTATAGAGATAAGCTTGTAAAGACTTTTAATTCGAGAGGTTTTGAAAAGTTTAGGAATTTGGCCAAGTTATCGAGGCCGAAAAGGAATACAAAAACGAAAACAGAGACGAAAGAAGTGAAAGAGGGTAGAAAGAATGAGTCTTATATAATTGAAGAGGTGGTTGAAGATTATGAAAGTAATGATGAGGATTTGAGTGGGTTGATTGGAGATGAAGAGTACAGGGTACGGAAATGGAAAGGATCAACAAGGTTGTTGCTTTTGGATGAACGGTACGCTCATAAATCGCAAGATGAATTGCCCGAGGCAATTAAG GCATGCTTAACGGAATCATTATTTGAACTTGTGAGATGCAAGCTAACTTTGTTTTATAGTTACTGGCAGATGAATGAG GTCTTAGAGGCTTTGCTTCCAAAGGGTATGACAGTTCCTTCATCTTTTGAGACAGTTGGCCATATCATTCACCTCAATTTAAAAGAGGAACATCTTCCCTATAAGAATCTTATAGCAAAG GTTGTTTTGGACAAAAACAAGCCAAAGATACAAACGGTTGTCAATAAGCTTGATGCCATCAATAACGAGTTCAGAACCATGCAGCTTGAAGTTTTGGCCGGAAATCATTCTCTTGTAACAAGGGTGGTAGAGAATGGACTCCATTTTCATGTTGACTTGGCAACAGT GTACTGGAGCTCAAAGTTGGGAACAGAGAGACAAAGACTCTTGAATTCCTTTACACGGAATGATGTTGTTT GTGACGTTTTTGCTGGGGTTGGTCCTTTGGCTATATCTGCTGCAAAAAAGGTTAAGTATGTGTATGCAAATGATTTAAATCCTCATGCTGTTGACTATCTGGAAAGAAATGCGGTACTCAACAAACTGGAAAGAAAGATTGAG GTTTTTAACATGGATGGGAGAAGATTCATTGACGCTATCTTTAAAAGTCAAAGCTCCCGACCCATCACTCAAGTGGTCATGAATCTGCCCAAGGATGCAGCTGAGTTTCTTG ATGCATTTAAAGGAATATTCAGACATACCGACAGAAATGAAGAGTTGACTTTGCCAAAGATTCACGTCTATGGATTCTCAAAAGCTGAAGATCCTGAGTTTGATTTTCAAGAG AGGATACGAATTGCATTGTCGGAGGTGGCCTTTGAGGTCAAAATGCACAAGGTACGTCTGGTCGCCCCTGGAAAATGGATGTTGTGTGCATCATTTGTTCTCCCTAAGAGTGTCGCATTTGCCAAACCGATCTCAGATCTATAA
- the LOC139851534 gene encoding uncharacterized protein yields MSDHKRKKKEGRNKLNLRSCFRSSFTPDDNNFYNGKNVNGRFGKPVMVAVSSSKDNMVNPDVNIQSYPKRSPPGRRISRMVKAVLFNSLMVKKIANSSSKSSDQTSESSFLTKKIEKSNDDNICSGRDQCTDTDDSSSRYRSNLHSSSSSRTTSSSYSSSSSSSGNYNSRSSSDQKPSKIDLLNLRHPITFNSRAFLDEKVSSRTDHQPFRHQDSTVSLPLGKPKPINSIPRSLSFEKGLSRLDSVDSKHSVLFHPGKVNSNGNNYWNIRWCLFLFLSLIVLMVYGRIYSILCTSIWFYFIPCRKMKRVNSVTNAVKFFDTDSEQYKKRVIMAGLLDRTRNPLR; encoded by the exons ATGTCGGATCATAAGAGGAAGAAAAAGGAAGGGAGAAATAAACTTAATTTACGTTCATGTTTCCGATCATCTTTTACACCCGATGATAACAATTTTTATAACGGTAAAAACGTTAACGGACGGTTTGGAAAACCGGTTATGGTAGCGGTTAGTAGCAGCAAAGATAATATGGTTAATCCTGATGTTAACATTCAATCGTATCCCAAACGATCTCCTCCAGGACGTCGTATTTCTCGTATGGTTAAAGCCGTTTTGTTTAACTCGCTCATG GTGAAGAAGATTGCTAATAGCTCATCAAAATCTTCAGATCAGACTAGCGAATCAAGTTTCTTAACTAAAAAAATCGAAAAGTCAAACGATGACAATATTTGTAGCGGTAGAGATCAATGTACGGACACAGACGATTCTAGTAGTCGTTATCGTTCAAATTTACATTCATCGTCTTCATCACGAACAACATCATCTTCATACTCCAGTTCATCCTCATCGTCCGGTAATTATAATTCTCGATCATCATCTGACCAAAAACCATCTAAAATAGATCTTCTCAATCTTAGACATCCGATTACATTTAATTCTCGTGCATTTCTTGACGAAAAAGTTTCATCCAGAACCGACCACCAACCTTTTCGACATCAAGATTCTACTGTTTCTCTACCTTTAGGTAAACCAAAACCTATCAATTCTATACCTCGTTCATTGTCATTTGAAAAGGGATTATCTCGACTCGACTCAGTTGATTCAAAACACTCCGTTTTATTTCATCCCGGTAAGGTGAATTCTAATGGCAACAATTATTGGAATATTCGTTGGTGTTTGTTTCTATTTTTGAGCTTAATCGTGTTGATGGTTTACGGAAGGATTTACTCGATTCTTTGTACGTCAATTTGGTTCTACTTTATACCTTGTCGAAAGATGAAACGAGTCAACTCGGTTACTAATGCAGTGAAGTTTTTTGATACCGACTCGGAACAGTACAAGAAAAGAGTGATTATGGCTGGATTACTTGATAGGACTCGTAATCCCCTTCGGTAG